From Proteiniborus sp. MB09-C3, the proteins below share one genomic window:
- the istB gene encoding IS21-like element helper ATPase IstB, whose product MIAGTAKYDDKYIREMLKLFKLVDIRENYQSIIEEAIKEKLGYKDFLIRLIQVEEEGKKKRLTERLTLKAGFDFIKTLDDIEYDFNESISYQKVKELGTLSFMDRNENIIIIGPPGVGKSMIATGIGINACNAGKTVMFINAKELMDKLSEAVKKDTLKQTLKALSKVQLLIIDELSYVKMGKEKESIFFQVIRQRYEKSSLIITTNLPLSRWDEIFTGQLAATAILDRLVHHCHILSVTGDSFRVKGGKYLAEQKETKSRKQSTKEGK is encoded by the coding sequence ATGATAGCAGGTACTGCGAAATATGACGACAAATATATCCGCGAAATGCTAAAACTCTTCAAGCTTGTTGATATACGTGAAAACTATCAAAGCATCATAGAAGAGGCCATAAAAGAAAAGCTAGGATACAAGGATTTCTTAATTAGGCTGATTCAAGTTGAAGAAGAAGGAAAGAAAAAAAGACTGACAGAAAGGTTAACGCTTAAGGCAGGATTTGATTTTATCAAAACCTTAGATGACATAGAATACGATTTTAATGAAAGCATCAGCTATCAAAAGGTTAAAGAACTAGGTACACTGTCATTTATGGATCGAAATGAAAATATCATTATCATTGGTCCGCCTGGAGTTGGTAAAAGCATGATTGCCACTGGAATTGGAATAAACGCCTGTAATGCTGGAAAAACTGTCATGTTTATTAACGCAAAGGAATTAATGGACAAACTATCAGAAGCGGTTAAGAAAGATACTTTAAAACAGACGTTAAAGGCTTTAAGTAAGGTTCAGCTCCTTATCATAGACGAGCTTTCCTACGTCAAAATGGGCAAAGAAAAAGAGAGCATATTTTTTCAGGTTATCCGGCAAAGATACGAAAAAAGCTCCCTAATCATAACAACTAATCTTCCCTTAAGCAGATGGGATGAAATATTTACTGGTCAATTAGCAGCGACCGCAATACTAGATAGATTAGTCCATCATTGTCATATCCTTAGTGTAACAGGAGATAGTTTCCGTGTCAAAGGTGGGAAATATCTAGCAGAACAAAAAGAAACTAAATCTAGAAAACAAAGTACTAAGGAGGGAAAATAG
- a CDS encoding helix-turn-helix domain-containing protein yields MKGVVIEVDMYKDIRQSYINGESQRDIAKRLGIARQTVYSY; encoded by the coding sequence ATGAAAGGTGTGGTAATAGAAGTGGACATGTATAAAGATATACGACAAAGCTACATTAATGGAGAATCTCAAAGAGATATCGCGAAAAGACTTGGTATTGCAAGACAGACAGTTTACAGTTACTGA
- a CDS encoding transposase: protein MINLIQKAALIGLKPDLKVSIMPSDLVLDLRNLSREYYDLMDNRSAYVNKLQGELRMVFPQFLNIFSKITTNTALTLLEKYTSPDAFLNASKDEIILSIRSTARFGLTYAENKYNAIIQAANDAKTFGHSVSSNFKRILLYIRFIRQYDEEISTILSDMHEFVNANEDTEFVKQIHLIESFKGAGFLSAVSLMGEIGDFSAFHSPKQLFAYFGLDPAVKQSGKFNGSKISMSKRGSRIARRVIHTMALVSIGLNRNGSANNSVLREYYLKKCQCC, encoded by the coding sequence ATGATAAATTTGATTCAAAAAGCTGCATTAATTGGTTTAAAGCCTGATTTAAAAGTTTCTATTATGCCATCAGACCTTGTACTTGATTTAAGAAATCTTTCAAGAGAATATTATGATCTGATGGATAACCGCTCTGCTTATGTTAATAAGCTCCAAGGTGAACTGCGGATGGTATTTCCTCAGTTTTTAAATATTTTTTCTAAAATAACTACAAATACTGCTTTGACCTTGTTGGAAAAATATACTTCACCAGATGCTTTTTTAAACGCTTCTAAAGATGAAATAATTCTTTCCATTCGCTCTACTGCACGTTTTGGTCTTACTTATGCTGAAAACAAGTATAATGCAATTATTCAGGCAGCAAATGATGCAAAGACTTTTGGTCATTCAGTAAGCAGCAACTTTAAGCGTATTCTTCTATATATTCGTTTTATCCGTCAGTATGATGAAGAAATCTCAACCATACTCTCTGATATGCATGAATTCGTGAATGCTAACGAGGATACTGAATTTGTAAAACAGATACACCTCATTGAATCCTTTAAAGGTGCAGGATTTCTTTCTGCTGTAAGCCTTATGGGTGAAATCGGAGATTTTTCTGCTTTTCATTCGCCTAAACAGCTTTTTGCTTATTTTGGTCTAGACCCGGCGGTAAAGCAATCTGGCAAGTTTAATGGCAGCAAAATTAGTATGTCAAAACGTGGTTCGCGTATTGCTAGAAGAGTAATACACACCATGGCTTTAGTCAGTATTGGGTTAAATCGTAATGGATCTGCTAACAATTCTGTTTTACGTGAATACTATCTTAAAAAATGTCAGTGCTGTTGA
- a CDS encoding S24/S26 family peptidase → MKDSINKIEYDFEHSTEIIMNLISMGFSFSFLFDGTSMLPTILPKSKIKLINPTSLKLNNIYIYIDLNSPTKRLVCHRLIDIKNNICYFKGDNRSEIDAPVAMQMIIAEVII, encoded by the coding sequence ATGAAAGATAGTATTAATAAAATAGAATATGATTTTGAACACTCAACAGAGATTATTATGAATTTGATTTCAATGGGCTTCAGTTTTTCGTTTTTATTTGATGGAACAAGTATGTTACCTACTATATTACCAAAATCAAAAATTAAGTTGATTAACCCAACATCTTTAAAACTAAACAATATATATATATATATTGATTTAAATTCACCTACTAAGAGGTTGGTATGCCATAGGTTAATAGACATAAAAAACAATATTTGTTATTTTAAAGGCGATAATAGAAGTGAAATTGATGCTCCAGTAGCTATGCAAATGATCATTGCTGAAGTAATTATATGA
- a CDS encoding radical SAM protein has product MDIQEFASKKRIPLIGNFELTRKCPLNCLICYNERKKEMPEMNYEQIVTIINELADMGCFHINLTGGDPLIRSDFCNIYKQIVLKGMFPSVETSLVFLPEEVVELFSLHHPEKLFVSLYAFNNEVYQKATDSNIDVVIPLNNILTLKNKGIDLTIRTPVTVINLNQVGLIADFARQNGLKYTPTCKIFWKQNGEKCDSYRCSSDMIKEYLDKNPIYEMLYQEALLLETKGPEKKTCKTGIYDFNINPYGQLNFCITFWKPEYDLLTSSMREAWEKWYPMFRRSDEDYCLAKEIFSNGEQCPWGKIYSDPDFDTSKSLIEHARELIDNYKNLRFSDEFIMKKLKLAEVAYEEINKNK; this is encoded by the coding sequence ATGGATATACAAGAATTTGCGTCAAAAAAGAGAATTCCGCTAATTGGAAACTTTGAGTTAACTAGAAAATGTCCTTTAAATTGTTTAATTTGCTATAATGAAAGAAAAAAAGAAATGCCAGAGATGAACTATGAGCAAATTGTAACTATAATTAATGAATTAGCAGACATGGGATGCTTTCATATAAACTTAACAGGTGGTGACCCACTGATTAGAAGTGATTTTTGTAATATTTACAAACAAATAGTGCTGAAAGGAATGTTCCCATCTGTAGAAACAAGTTTAGTATTTTTGCCTGAAGAAGTGGTAGAATTATTTAGTTTACATCATCCAGAAAAACTATTTGTTTCTCTATATGCATTTAATAATGAAGTTTATCAAAAAGCTACCGATTCAAATATAGATGTAGTAATTCCTCTTAATAACATCCTAACTTTAAAAAATAAGGGAATAGATTTAACTATAAGAACACCAGTTACAGTAATCAACTTGAATCAAGTAGGCCTAATTGCTGACTTTGCTAGACAAAATGGTTTGAAGTATACTCCAACATGTAAAATCTTTTGGAAGCAAAACGGCGAGAAGTGTGATTCCTACCGCTGCTCTTCTGATATGATTAAAGAATATTTAGATAAGAATCCTATTTATGAGATGTTATATCAGGAAGCATTGCTACTTGAGACAAAAGGACCTGAGAAAAAAACATGTAAAACAGGAATTTATGACTTCAACATTAATCCGTATGGACAATTAAATTTTTGTATTACATTTTGGAAACCAGAATATGATTTATTAACCTCATCTATGAGGGAAGCTTGGGAAAAATGGTATCCTATGTTCAGACGTTCAGATGAAGATTACTGCTTGGCAAAAGAGATTTTTTCTAATGGAGAGCAATGTCCTTGGGGTAAAATATATAGTGATCCAGATTTTGATACATCCAAGAGCCTTATAGAACATGCCAGAGAATTAATTGATAACTACAAGAACTTGAGATTCTCAGATGAATTTATAATGAAAAAATTGAAATTAGCAGAAGTTGCCTATGAAGAGATTAATAAAAATAAGTGA
- the istA gene encoding IS21 family transposase encodes MKNLREWAAVQELHKRKVPILKIAKQLNMSRNTVKKLIKLKEEPKYTRVHYPSKVESYLDQILIWRTSTEYDFNGTRIFRELVKKGYDGSINPIYRALKKIDEGKTEISRDATVRIETPPGDQAQYDWSEYQIVVTERVRTVYCFSMILAASRKKAICFSLSCDSEAIYEAIQELYDDLGGITLELLIDNPKTLVIENNPKSEDEIKFNEQALLLAAHLGTELNACNCYWPRTKGKIEKPFQYIEEQFIKGNTFSSMEELNKRGKKFIRDWNGEMHTTTRRIPNEFFENEEIQALLPLPNTRFRMKALEKRIVSNDGYIHINTNKYSVPIKYATKQLKYRIVYGFRIEIYTEEQEYIMSLEVQDGKHGIFRNPEHYEDIKVKANKSIPQIKRDFTSTFKNGEAYLKAATGLFQQPSYHARKILELLDLYEPEVLDKIIAYAIANNKLDIKSIKQLIRNDFFKIIADDTKTNEAIESTDTEGIIRSLDYYEGTREVTAL; translated from the coding sequence GTGAAAAATTTGAGAGAATGGGCAGCAGTACAGGAATTACATAAAAGAAAGGTTCCCATACTTAAGATTGCAAAGCAATTAAATATGTCAAGAAACACTGTTAAGAAGCTAATAAAGCTAAAGGAGGAGCCAAAGTACACTAGAGTTCATTACCCTTCCAAGGTTGAATCATATTTAGATCAGATATTAATATGGCGTACTTCCACTGAATACGACTTCAATGGCACAAGAATCTTTAGGGAGTTAGTTAAAAAGGGCTATGATGGTTCAATTAATCCAATTTACAGAGCCTTAAAGAAAATTGATGAAGGAAAGACTGAGATCTCACGCGATGCAACTGTTAGAATTGAAACACCTCCTGGAGATCAAGCTCAGTATGATTGGTCTGAGTATCAGATTGTAGTAACCGAGAGAGTTAGAACTGTCTACTGTTTTAGCATGATACTAGCAGCAAGTAGAAAGAAGGCAATATGTTTTTCATTATCTTGTGATTCTGAAGCAATTTATGAAGCAATACAAGAACTCTATGATGATTTGGGTGGCATTACACTAGAGCTTTTGATTGATAATCCTAAGACTCTTGTAATAGAAAACAACCCTAAGAGTGAGGATGAAATAAAATTTAATGAGCAGGCGCTTCTTTTGGCTGCACATCTTGGTACAGAGCTTAATGCCTGTAACTGTTACTGGCCTAGAACCAAGGGCAAGATAGAAAAACCATTTCAATATATAGAAGAGCAATTTATCAAAGGAAATACATTTTCTTCTATGGAAGAGCTAAATAAAAGAGGAAAAAAATTTATCAGGGATTGGAATGGAGAAATGCATACAACCACAAGGCGAATCCCTAATGAATTCTTCGAAAATGAGGAAATCCAGGCACTATTGCCACTACCAAACACTAGATTTAGAATGAAAGCCCTTGAAAAAAGAATAGTAAGCAATGATGGATATATACACATAAATACTAATAAGTACAGCGTACCAATAAAATATGCTACAAAACAGCTTAAATACCGCATTGTTTATGGATTTCGTATAGAAATATATACAGAGGAACAAGAATACATAATGTCTCTTGAGGTTCAGGATGGTAAACATGGGATCTTTAGAAACCCTGAACATTATGAAGATATTAAAGTCAAAGCTAATAAATCTATTCCACAGATAAAAAGAGATTTTACGAGTACATTTAAAAATGGAGAAGCATATTTAAAGGCTGCAACCGGGTTGTTCCAACAACCTAGTTATCATGCCAGAAAGATATTGGAACTATTAGATCTTTATGAGCCTGAAGTACTGGATAAGATAATCGCATACGCAATCGCTAATAACAAGCTTGATATTAAGTCAATAAAGCAGCTGATAAGGAATGACTTCTTTAAAATCATAGCAGATGATACTAAAACCAATGAAGCTATCGAAAGTACTGATACTGAGGGCATCATAAGAAGCCTAGATTACTATGAGGGAACTAGAGAGGTAACAGCATTATGA
- the istA gene encoding IS21 family transposase, whose protein sequence is MKGWNMFAEIKQYKLKGFNKSQVSRFLNINYKTVDKYWNMSYEEYAELKEDAKSRSKKVDKYMELILSWIKEFRDISTAQIFDWLRERYGEVDFSDRTLRLYVKDLREKHGLPKVPCARQYEEIPELPMGYQAQVDLGQTWLSKRDGSKIKAYCFAMVLSHSRYKFLWWRDKPFNTLSFIEAHNKAFEYFGGMPKEIVYDQDRILAVSENHGDIIFTEMFQNYISSMKFKTRLCRAFDPESKGKIEAVVKYAKYNFAKHRAFIDIDLLNEDSLKWLDRTGNAKVHEITRKVPKEVFTLEKEHLQKVPSLFENIQLNDSLTYSVRKNNTISYKQNRYQVPKGTYRPGKEVKLIINDNKMNIVDLDTGLVIATHGISNQKGKLIQIYHPEREKKKTKDQMYDKAFKALGMTDKAKELLDNIRKEKERYCRDQFGLIISVVKDYDEKLVGQAVEYCVKRKLFSAGMFKDTLEYLSIKKETGSEKKYDKANLSISSKYQDVKPEIRNIDEYINALKGDKKTWIN, encoded by the coding sequence TTGAAGGGATGGAATATGTTTGCTGAAATTAAGCAGTATAAATTAAAAGGATTCAATAAGTCTCAAGTAAGTAGATTTCTTAATATTAACTACAAAACAGTAGATAAATACTGGAACATGTCTTATGAAGAATATGCAGAACTAAAGGAGGATGCTAAGAGTAGAAGTAAAAAGGTTGATAAATATATGGAGCTAATATTATCTTGGATAAAGGAATTTAGAGATATTTCAACTGCTCAAATATTTGATTGGCTTAGAGAAAGGTATGGTGAAGTGGATTTTAGTGATAGAACATTAAGACTTTATGTAAAAGATTTAAGAGAAAAACATGGACTGCCTAAAGTTCCTTGTGCAAGGCAGTACGAGGAGATTCCAGAGCTTCCAATGGGATATCAAGCACAAGTAGATTTAGGTCAAACTTGGTTATCCAAGCGTGATGGCTCAAAAATTAAAGCATATTGTTTTGCAATGGTACTTTCTCATTCAAGATATAAATTTCTATGGTGGAGAGACAAGCCTTTTAATACCCTATCATTCATAGAAGCTCATAATAAAGCTTTCGAATACTTTGGAGGCATGCCAAAAGAAATAGTATATGACCAAGATAGGATTTTGGCAGTATCAGAAAACCATGGAGATATTATCTTCACTGAAATGTTTCAAAACTACATAAGTAGCATGAAATTTAAGACTAGGCTATGCAGAGCTTTTGACCCAGAAAGCAAAGGAAAAATAGAAGCAGTAGTCAAATATGCAAAATATAACTTTGCAAAGCATAGAGCCTTTATAGATATTGATTTACTAAATGAAGACTCACTTAAATGGTTAGATAGAACTGGTAATGCTAAAGTACATGAAATAACAAGAAAGGTACCTAAAGAAGTGTTTACTCTGGAAAAGGAACACTTACAGAAAGTACCTAGCCTGTTTGAAAATATTCAACTTAATGATAGTTTAACCTATTCTGTCAGAAAAAACAATACCATATCATACAAACAGAATAGATATCAGGTTCCAAAAGGTACATATAGACCAGGTAAAGAAGTTAAACTAATAATAAATGATAATAAGATGAATATAGTCGATTTAGATACTGGACTAGTTATAGCAACTCACGGTATTAGTAATCAAAAGGGTAAGTTAATTCAAATATATCATCCAGAAAGAGAAAAAAAGAAAACCAAAGATCAAATGTATGATAAAGCCTTTAAAGCTCTTGGAATGACAGATAAAGCAAAAGAGCTATTAGATAACATACGAAAAGAAAAAGAGAGATATTGTAGAGATCAGTTTGGATTAATAATATCAGTAGTAAAGGATTATGACGAAAAGCTAGTAGGACAAGCAGTAGAATACTGTGTAAAACGAAAGCTATTTAGTGCAGGAATGTTTAAAGATACACTAGAATATTTGAGTATAAAAAAAGAAACAGGTTCAGAAAAGAAATATGATAAAGCAAATCTATCCATCTCTTCAAAGTACCAAGATGTAAAACCAGAGATCAGAAACATTGATGAATATATAAATGCTTTGAAGGGAGATAAAAAGACATGGATAAACTAG
- a CDS encoding YcaO-like family protein — MYFKDAEPMDTINKIQNIFQSIGISLNEIILEPIDGIFSVIINVSNTSISANGKGTSIEFAKASAYAELIERLQNFLHFRLCDIHALESKINYKFFKDDYYIKSEDDVNMIKKWTKLVFDNQVAKKLYDYFYSSDQPRSRLLSRFSCRFDESNVIYIPYTLLDYYYGSNGMASGNTFNEALVQAYSEVIERYIAKNIVLKSLIKYIYNITPVISNRFHDIDNYVKILNDYNIDVVFLDCSQQNIFPVIGVLYIDRISMRYFLNFGCHPDLHTAITRSLSEFLQGSNINELNDMTPFYSNFDDIDKNINISSIFHNGIGTFPLEIFFRKKAKILPAIWGKNYHENSECYWQVFLEKFRQIILLNFSQFEH; from the coding sequence ATGTACTTTAAAGATGCTGAGCCAATGGATACTATAAATAAAATCCAAAATATTTTTCAATCTATTGGCATCTCATTAAACGAAATAATATTAGAACCCATAGATGGTATTTTTTCTGTAATAATAAACGTTTCTAATACTAGTATTTCAGCAAATGGTAAAGGAACAAGCATAGAATTTGCTAAGGCAAGTGCTTATGCTGAGTTAATTGAAAGATTACAGAACTTCCTCCATTTTCGACTTTGTGATATACACGCCTTAGAGAGCAAAATCAATTATAAGTTTTTTAAAGATGATTACTATATTAAAAGCGAAGATGATGTAAATATGATAAAAAAATGGACAAAGCTAGTATTTGATAATCAAGTAGCAAAAAAGTTGTATGATTATTTTTATAGTTCAGACCAGCCAAGAAGTAGGTTACTCTCTAGATTTTCATGCAGGTTTGATGAAAGTAATGTTATTTACATTCCTTATACATTACTTGACTATTACTATGGATCTAATGGAATGGCTTCGGGTAATACTTTTAATGAAGCTCTTGTCCAAGCATATTCTGAAGTAATTGAACGATATATTGCAAAGAATATAGTTCTTAAATCATTGATAAAATACATTTATAATATTACTCCTGTAATCAGTAATCGTTTTCATGATATTGACAACTATGTTAAAATATTAAACGATTATAACATAGATGTAGTTTTTTTAGACTGTTCACAACAAAATATTTTTCCGGTTATAGGTGTATTATATATAGATAGAATTAGTATGAGATATTTTTTAAACTTTGGTTGCCACCCTGATTTACATACTGCAATTACACGCTCATTAAGTGAGTTTTTGCAAGGTAGTAATATAAATGAATTAAATGATATGACTCCATTCTACTCAAATTTTGATGATATTGATAAAAATATAAATATATCATCTATATTCCATAATGGTATTGGAACTTTTCCTTTGGAAATTTTTTTTAGAAAAAAAGCTAAGATTCTACCTGCTATTTGGGGAAAAAACTATCATGAAAATTCAGAATGTTACTGGCAAGTGTTTTTGGAGAAATTTCGGCAAATAATTTTACTGAATTTTTCCCAGTTTGAACATTAG
- a CDS encoding PqqD family protein has protein sequence MNIESIIEKTCTCRIRIIAGEWFLIPIHDSSIEVDNLFKISETGTHIWRLIEENDEVKISDIIDSIEEVYDIQREIIDRDVVEFISELKNMNLVKELNDD, from the coding sequence ATGAACATTGAATCCATAATTGAAAAGACTTGTACTTGCAGAATTAGAATAATTGCAGGTGAATGGTTTTTGATTCCAATACATGATAGTTCCATAGAAGTAGATAATTTATTCAAAATTAGTGAAACGGGAACTCATATATGGAGATTAATAGAAGAAAATGATGAAGTTAAAATTTCAGATATTATTGATTCTATAGAAGAAGTTTATGACATACAAAGAGAAATAATAGATAGAGATGTAGTTGAATTTATATCTGAATTGAAAAACATGAATTTAGTTAAGGAGCTTAATGATGATTAA
- the istB gene encoding IS21-like element helper ATPase IstB, whose protein sequence is MDKLEQIKEHAKELSLNYLRINADKIIEEADLNDYSYQDILIKILENEIEIRDKKAQERRLKNAGFPVIKKIEDFDLDFQKSITKKQINRLLEMEWIDRMYNLIFLGPPGVGKTHLSISLGYKAVELGYKVSFVTMDNLMHVLKTHEISRKSKGKMNRILSSSLVIIDELGYLPITREEANLFFQLVSALHEQASIIITSNKGLEDWTELLGDPALTTAVLDRITYRCELFSMSGKSYRLEHRKSLF, encoded by the coding sequence ATGGATAAACTAGAGCAAATTAAAGAACATGCAAAAGAACTTAGCCTGAATTACTTAAGAATTAACGCAGATAAAATTATTGAGGAAGCTGATTTAAACGATTACTCATATCAAGATATATTAATAAAAATACTTGAAAATGAAATAGAAATAAGAGATAAAAAAGCACAAGAAAGAAGATTAAAGAATGCAGGATTTCCGGTAATAAAGAAAATAGAAGACTTTGACTTAGATTTTCAAAAATCTATAACAAAGAAACAGATAAATAGGCTATTAGAAATGGAGTGGATAGATAGGATGTATAATCTTATCTTCCTAGGCCCTCCAGGTGTAGGAAAGACGCATCTATCAATTTCATTAGGATATAAAGCAGTAGAATTAGGGTATAAGGTTAGCTTTGTAACAATGGATAACCTGATGCACGTACTAAAAACACACGAAATATCAAGAAAGAGCAAAGGAAAAATGAATAGAATACTATCTTCAAGCCTTGTAATAATAGACGAACTAGGTTACCTTCCAATAACAAGAGAAGAAGCAAATCTATTTTTTCAGTTAGTATCGGCACTTCATGAACAGGCTTCAATTATTATCACATCTAATAAAGGCTTAGAAGATTGGACAGAGCTATTAGGAGATCCTGCTTTAACAACAGCAGTATTAGACAGAATTACATACAGATGTGAGCTTTTTAGCATGTCTGGCAAGAGCTATAGACTAGAACACAGAAAGTCATTATTCTAA